From Daucus carota subsp. sativus chromosome 6, DH1 v3.0, whole genome shotgun sequence, the proteins below share one genomic window:
- the LOC108226674 gene encoding thaumatin-like protein 1 — MARQILFAVPFAVLLLIGGESATFTITNNCPMTIWPAAFSNKESPPSKTGFELASQASDTIDIPSTAKTSGRIWARTYCTATCRTGECGHGGGACSGATGVPPATLAEFTLNDNGGLDTYDISNVDGFNLRVSLAPENQACFTASCSGDINADCPADRAIKVPSGSDTVGCLSDCAALNRPEDCCTGAFSTPGTCQPSKSAIYFKEKCPQAYGYAYHDQTSTFTCSTGTNYRITFCP; from the exons ATGGCACGGCAAATTCTCTTCGCGGTTCCATTCGCTGTACTTCTGTTAATTG GTGGTGAATCGGCAACATTCACAATCACAAACAACTGTCCCATGACAATCTGGCCAGCTGCATTCAGCAATAAGGAATCACCGCCCTCAAAAACAGGGTTCGAACTAGCTTCACAGGCATCAGATACTATCGACATTCCATCAACAGCAAAAACTTCCGGAAGAATATGGGCTAGAACATACTGCACTGCCACTTGCCGTACAGGAGAGTGTGGCCATGGTGGGGGAGCCTGCAGTGGAGCCACCGGTGTTCCACCAGCAACACTAGCTGAATTTACATTAAACGACAACGGTGGACTGGATACCTACGACATCAGTAATGTTGATGGTTTTAACTTGCGTGTTAGTCTAGCACCTGAAAACCAAGCATGTTTCACCGCCAGCTGCTCCGGTGATATCAATGCAGACTGTCCTGCAGATAGGGCAATAAAAGTTCCAAGTGGTAGTGACACAGTGGGATGCCTTAGCGATTGTGCGGCCTTAAATAGACCAGAAGATTGTTGCACTGGTGCATTTAGCACTCCAGGCACATGCCAACCATCAAAGTCGGCCATATACTTCAAAGAAAAGTGTCCACAGGCTTATGGCTACGCTTACCATGATCAAACTAGCACCTTCACTTGCTCTACTGGAACTAACTACAGAATCACATTCTGTCCTTGA
- the LOC108228175 gene encoding cyclic nucleotide-gated ion channel 1, whose protein sequence is MNYKKEKFVQFQDWKSDRSSEGQDSTNNGFSLGNYKSKISNKFQRGFEQSSEGIKNFRRSLRSHSFSSILAKGLGSSKKILDPQGSFLQKWNKIFVLSCMVAVSLDPLFFYIPVIDDDRKCLVLDKKLEKTASVLRSFTDIFYIIHIIFQFRTGFIAPYSRVFGRGVLVEDGWVIAKRYLSSYFLIDILAVLPLPQVVILIIIPQLRGSKSLNTKNLLKFVVLFQYIPRFLRVYPLYKEVTRTSGILTQTAWAGAAVNLFLYMLASHVLGAFWYLFSIERETTCWRNACNDQSDCIHSTFYCDTSGRYRIDLEEACPIKSPNTTRFDFGIFLDALDSGVVNSMDFPKKIFYCLWWGLRNLSALGQDLETSTYVWEICFAVSVSISGLVLFSFLIGNMQTYLQSTTVRLEEMRVKRRDAEQWMSHRLLPETLRERIRRYEQYKWQETRGVDEENLIHNLPKDLRRDIKRHLCLALLTRVPMFEKMDEQLLDALCDRLKPVLYTEDSYIVREGDPVDEMLFVMRGKLLTVTTNGGRTGFFNSDYLKAGDFCGEELLTWALDPHSSSNLPISTRTVQALSEVEAFALMADDLKFVASQFRRLHSKQLRHTFRFYSQQWRTWAACFIQAAWRRYRRKKLEESLREEEDRLQNALAQGDGSSPSLGATIYASRFAANALRALRRNSTKKARIPDRVPAIMLQKPSEPDFTAEDK, encoded by the exons ATGAATTACAAGAAGGAGAAGTTTGTACA ATTCCAGGATTGGAAATCAGACAGAAGTTCTGAAGGTCAAGATTCCACAAATAACGGATTTTCCTTGGGgaattataaatcaaaaatttcaaataagtTCCAAAGAGGCTTTGAGCAAAGTTCTGAGGGGATCAAAAACTTCCGAAGATCATTGCGATCTCATTCTTTTAGTAGCATTCTAGCAAAAGGCTTGGGGTCGAGCAAGAaaattcttgatccacaaggaTCCTTCCTGCAGAAATGGAATAAGATATTTGTATTGTCTTGCATGGTTGCTGTCTCATTGGATCCTTTATTCTTTTACATTCCGGTGATTGATGATGACAGGAAGTGTTTAGTGCTGGACAAGAAATTGGAGAAAACTGCCAGTGTGTTGCGCTCGTTCACTGACATATTTTACATAATACATATTATCTTCCAGTTTCGTACTGGTTTTATTGCTCCTTATTCTCGAGTATTTGGAAGAGGTGTTTTGGTTGAAGATGGTTGGGTAATAGCCAAGCGATATTTGTCTTCGTATTTCTTGATTGATATACTTGCAGTGCTTCCTCTGCCACAG GTGGTAATTTTGATCATAATTCCTCAACTACGTGGCTCAAAATCTCTTAATACAAAGAACTTGTTAAAGTTTGTTGTTCTATTCCAATACATACCAAGGTTTCTTCGAGTCTATCCACTCTATAAAGAGGTCACAAGAACTTCTGGCATACTTACCCAAACTGCATGGGCTGGAGCTGCAGTCAACCTCTTTCTTTACATGCTTGCTAGTCAT GTCCTTGGAGCTTTTTGGTACTTGTTCTCGATAGAACGTGAAACAACATGTTGGCGGAATGCTTGCAATGACCAGTCTGACTGCATTCACTCAACGTTTTATTGTGACACTAGTGGGCGTTATAGAATAGATTTGGAAGAAGCATGTCCAATCAAGTCACCAAATACAACACGTTTTGATTTCGGAATATTCCTTGATGCTCTTGATTCTGGTGTAGTGAATTCAATGGATTTTCCCAAGAAAATTTTCTATTGTCTGTGGTGGGGTTTGCGGAACTTGAG TGCCCTGGGCCAAGACCTTGAAACAAGTACCTATGTGTGGGAAATTTGTTTCGCAGTTTCTGTTTCCATCTCTGGGTTGGTTCTATTTTCCTTTCTAATCGGAAATATGCAG ACTTACCTGCAATCCACAACGGTAAGATTGGAGGAGATGAGAGTGAAAAGGCGAGATGCAGAGCAGTGGATGTCTCATCGTTTGCTCCCTGAGACTCTGAGAGAGCGAATTAGGCGGTATGAGCAGTATAAATGGCAAGAAACTAGGGGGGTTGATGAAGAGAATTTGATTCATAATCTTCCTAAGGACCTCAGAAGGGATATCAAACGTCATCTATGTTTGGCATTGCTTACTAGG GTGCCAATGTTTGAGAAAATGGATGAACAACTGTTGGATGCTCTGTGTGACCGTCTCAAACCAGTGCTCTATACAGAGGACAGCTATATTGTGCGAGAAGGCGATCCAGTTGACGAAATGTTGTTTGTAATGCGAGGGAAACTATTGACTGTGACCACAAATGGAGGTCGCACAGGCTTTTTTAACTCGGATTATTTAAAAGCTGGAGACTTCTGTGGAGAGGAGCTACTTACATGGGCTCTGGATCCCCATTCCTCGTCTAACCTCCCAATCTCTACTAGAACTGTTCAAGCTCTATCAGAAGTTGAAGCATTTGCTCTTATGGCTGATGATTTGAAGTTTGTTGCATCCCAATTTCGGCGGCTCCATAGCAAGCAGCTCCGTCATACATTTAGGTTCTACTCACAGCAGTGGAGGACTTGGGCTGCTTGCTTTATACAGGCTGCCTGGCGTCGGTACCGTAGGAAGAAGCTGGAAGAATCACTACGTGAGGAGGAAGATCGGTTACAAAATGCATTGGCCCAAGGTGATGGAAGCTCACCAAGTTTAGGTGCCACCATCTATGCATCACGATTTGCTGCTAATGCACTTCGTGCTTTACGGCGCAATAGCACGAAAAAAGCAAGGATCCCAGATAGAGTGCCTGCAATAATGCTGCAGAAGCCATCAGAACCTGATTTTACTGCTGAAGATAAATAG